In the genome of Desulfuromonas sp. DDH964, one region contains:
- a CDS encoding response regulator: MAGEKKVLLVDDHQSVLRLLETILRLRGYQVVYASDGVEGIEMAQKERPDLILLDVMMPNLDGFKACRMLKEDPATREIPVIFLSARNEKADAETGRRAGAVAFVHKPFKSQEIFSLLDRYLAPAPLPA, translated from the coding sequence ATGGCGGGGGAAAAGAAGGTTCTGCTGGTCGATGATCACCAGAGCGTGTTGCGGTTGCTGGAGACGATTCTGCGCCTGCGCGGCTACCAGGTGGTCTATGCCAGTGACGGTGTCGAGGGGATCGAGATGGCGCAGAAGGAACGTCCCGACCTGATCCTGCTCGATGTGATGATGCCCAACCTCGACGGCTTCAAGGCCTGCCGGATGCTCAAGGAGGATCCGGCGACCCGGGAGATCCCGGTTATCTTTCTCTCGGCCCGCAATGAGAAGGCCGATGCTGAAACCGGGCGCCGCGCCGGCGCCGTCGCCTTTGTCCACAAGCCCTTCAAGAGTCAGGAAATCTTCTCCCTCCTCGACCGCTACCTGGCCCCGGCACCACTCCCCGCCTGA
- a CDS encoding YraN family protein translates to MSEERLALGRWGEEAACRFLEHSGHRIVARNLRTPVGELDIIARRGSLLLIVEVKTRRSRAFGTPAEAVGPVKQRQILRAARWYLADHPPGRMQPRFDVIAVMPGPDGAPCCEHIENAFGA, encoded by the coding sequence GTGAGCGAGGAACGTCTTGCCCTCGGGCGCTGGGGCGAAGAGGCCGCCTGTCGTTTCCTGGAGCACAGCGGTCACCGCATCGTCGCCCGCAACCTGCGCACCCCGGTCGGGGAGCTCGATATCATTGCCCGGCGCGGGTCCCTGCTGCTGATCGTCGAGGTCAAGACCCGGCGCAGCCGCGCCTTTGGCACCCCGGCCGAAGCCGTCGGCCCGGTCAAGCAGCGGCAGATCCTGCGGGCGGCGCGCTGGTACCTCGCCGATCATCCCCCCGGCCGGATGCAGCCCCGCTTCGACGTCATCGCCGTCATGCCGGGGCCGGATGGCGCTCCCTGCTGTGAACATATCGAAAACGCCTTCGGGGCGTGA
- the rplS gene encoding 50S ribosomal protein L19, protein MNSIDRISMEQIKKNIPVFKAGDTLRVHVKITEGDKQRIQVYQGVCIKRVNRGLGSTFAVRKISNGFGVERIFSLHSPAVDKIEVVMVGQVRRAKLYYLRNLHGKKARIREKRQA, encoded by the coding sequence ATGAACAGCATCGACCGCATCAGCATGGAACAGATCAAGAAGAACATCCCGGTCTTCAAGGCCGGCGACACCCTGCGGGTGCATGTCAAGATCACCGAAGGGGACAAGCAGCGCATCCAGGTCTATCAGGGCGTCTGCATCAAGCGGGTGAACCGCGGCCTCGGCTCCACTTTTGCCGTGCGCAAGATTTCCAACGGCTTTGGCGTTGAGCGTATCTTCTCCCTCCACTCGCCGGCGGTCGACAAGATCGAGGTGGTGATGGTCGGCCAGGTGCGGCGCGCCAAGCTCTACTACCTGCGTAACCTGCATGGCAAAAAGGCCCGCATCCGCGAGAAGCGCCAGGCCTGA
- a CDS encoding RNA methyltransferase — protein MMERLALALVHHPVLDRNGAVVAAAVTNLDLHDIARIGRTYGVGRYYVVTPVAEQQQLVARILQHWREGYGAGYNPDRGAALELVDIVPDLATAVAAWSKHCDSPALPLLTGARRSDGISLATARALLGHQPGVLVLGTGWGLAPAFFTHGWPVLEPISGGSDYNHLPVRAAAAILLDRLHRAAS, from the coding sequence ATGATGGAGCGTCTGGCCCTGGCCCTGGTGCACCACCCGGTTCTCGATCGCAACGGTGCGGTGGTCGCCGCGGCCGTGACCAACCTCGATCTGCACGACATCGCCCGCATCGGTCGCACCTATGGGGTCGGCCGCTATTATGTCGTGACTCCGGTTGCCGAACAGCAACAGCTGGTCGCCCGGATTCTCCAGCACTGGCGGGAAGGGTATGGCGCCGGCTACAACCCTGACCGTGGCGCCGCCCTGGAACTGGTCGATATCGTCCCTGATCTCGCCACGGCGGTCGCTGCCTGGAGCAAGCACTGCGACTCCCCGGCGCTGCCACTGTTGACCGGCGCCCGGCGCAGCGACGGTATCAGCCTCGCCACGGCCCGCGCCCTGCTCGGCCACCAGCCGGGGGTGCTGGTGCTCGGGACCGGTTGGGGGTTGGCCCCCGCATTCTTCACCCATGGCTGGCCGGTTCTGGAACCGATCAGCGGCGGGAGCGACTATAACCATCTGCCGGTACGGGCGGCAGCGGCGATCCTGCTCGATCGCCTCCACCGTGCCGCCAGCTGA
- the rsmI gene encoding 16S rRNA (cytidine(1402)-2'-O)-methyltransferase, with amino-acid sequence MSSIAAKVLRVSEVAVNGGGTLYVVATPIGNLEDLTFRALRILREVDLVAAEDTRHSRKLFSHYGIATPLTSCFAHNELRKSDELLRHLAAGRSLALITDAGTPAISDPGYLLVRRCLEAGHAVVPVPGPAAAITALSVAGQPVDRFAFEGFLPSRAAARRSQLERLAAEERSLVFYEAPHRLLATLKELVAVYGAERGLTVARELTKLHEEIFRGTVGTALEHFGAGRVRGELVLVLAPALPVRPEETVREALLRKRRTSDLPPRQLAREVARELGVSGDEVYREVLRMKDEEA; translated from the coding sequence ATGAGCTCGATCGCCGCGAAGGTGCTGCGGGTGAGTGAAGTGGCGGTGAACGGTGGCGGGACCCTCTACGTGGTCGCGACGCCGATCGGCAACCTCGAGGACCTGACGTTCCGGGCTCTGCGCATCCTGCGCGAGGTCGACCTGGTGGCGGCGGAAGATACCCGCCACAGCCGCAAGCTCTTCAGCCACTACGGCATTGCCACGCCGCTCACCTCCTGTTTTGCCCATAACGAGCTGCGCAAGAGTGACGAGCTGCTGCGTCACCTCGCCGCCGGGCGTTCCCTCGCCCTGATCACCGATGCCGGAACGCCGGCGATTTCCGACCCCGGCTACCTGCTGGTGCGGCGCTGCCTCGAGGCGGGCCATGCGGTGGTGCCGGTCCCGGGCCCGGCGGCGGCCATCACGGCCCTGTCGGTGGCCGGCCAACCGGTCGATCGTTTCGCCTTCGAGGGGTTCCTCCCCAGCCGGGCGGCGGCGCGGCGCAGCCAGCTCGAACGCCTGGCTGCCGAGGAGAGGAGCCTCGTCTTCTACGAGGCGCCCCATCGCCTGCTGGCTACCCTGAAGGAGTTGGTGGCCGTCTACGGAGCGGAGCGGGGGCTGACGGTGGCGCGGGAGTTGACCAAGCTGCACGAGGAGATTTTCCGCGGCACCGTCGGCACCGCGCTGGAACATTTCGGCGCCGGTCGGGTTCGGGGCGAGCTGGTACTGGTGCTCGCCCCGGCGTTACCGGTACGACCGGAGGAGACGGTGCGCGAAGCGCTGCTGCGCAAACGGCGCACCAGCGACCTGCCGCCACGGCAGCTGGCGCGGGAAGTCGCCAGGGAACTCGGCGTCTCGGGGGATGAAGTCTATCGCGAGGTGCTGCGGATGAAGGACGAGGAGGCGTAA
- the trmD gene encoding tRNA (guanosine(37)-N1)-methyltransferase TrmD, with the protein MIFDVLTLFPGMFDSPFADSIIGKAVEKDLLQISAHNLRNWAEGRHQVTDDTPYGGGDGMVMKPEPVARALADLRRERPGSRVLLMSPQGKPFRQQDARELALEPGLILVCGRYEGFDERIRPLVDVEYSLGDFVLTGGELAAMVIIDAVARLIPGVLGSQGSAVTDSFSDGLLEHPHYTRPVEFAGERVPEVLLSGNHAAIARWRRREQLRRTLLRRPELLETASLSAEDRRLLEEVRNELADGGPA; encoded by the coding sequence ATGATCTTTGATGTTCTGACGCTCTTTCCCGGCATGTTCGACTCCCCCTTCGCCGACAGCATCATCGGCAAGGCGGTCGAGAAGGACCTGCTGCAGATTTCCGCCCATAACCTGCGGAACTGGGCCGAGGGGCGGCACCAGGTCACCGACGATACCCCCTACGGTGGCGGGGACGGCATGGTGATGAAGCCGGAACCGGTGGCCCGGGCACTTGCCGACCTGCGCCGGGAACGACCGGGGTCCCGGGTCTTGCTGATGTCCCCCCAGGGGAAGCCCTTCCGGCAGCAGGATGCCAGGGAGCTGGCCCTGGAACCGGGGCTGATCCTGGTCTGCGGGCGTTACGAAGGATTTGACGAGCGGATTCGTCCCCTGGTCGACGTGGAGTACTCGCTGGGCGATTTTGTTCTCACCGGCGGTGAACTCGCGGCGATGGTGATCATTGACGCCGTGGCCCGGCTCATTCCGGGGGTTCTCGGCAGCCAGGGGAGCGCCGTCACCGACTCTTTTTCGGACGGACTGCTCGAGCATCCCCATTACACCCGGCCGGTGGAGTTTGCCGGGGAACGGGTACCGGAGGTTCTCCTCTCCGGCAACCATGCCGCGATCGCCCGCTGGCGGCGGCGCGAACAGCTGCGGCGCACCCTGCTGCGGCGCCCGGAACTGCTGGAGACGGCCTCCTTGAGCGCCGAAGACCGACGCCTGCTCGAGGAAGTGCGCAACGAGCTGGCTGACGGCGGCCCGGCATGA
- a CDS encoding NAD(+) synthase has product MCKNLSSFGFLRVAVASPALRVADVPYNLEQAAAAVRLAGERHCRLLVLPELALTGYSCADLFLQPLLVAAAASALDELAAVAAREGVALIVGLPVAIGDRLFNCAAFLAGGQLCGLVPKQFLPNSQEFYEKRWFAPAALLRQSTLDWRGRTVPIGTDLIFRAQGFDACRIGIEICEDAWTVNPPSGRLATQGATLLTNLSASPELLSKARYRRELVCGQSARCLAAYAYASAGPGESTTDLVFSGHSLIAENGQLLVESERFRFETVVSHADVDLGRLVGERLRSSSFVDAAADEVPRFIDFPLGETPAASFSRPVPAMPFVPGDDDERAERCREIFALQTTGLAKRLLHTGSRQVVLGISGGLDSTLALLVTCRAFDRLDLPRSGIVAVTMPGFGTTARTRDNAVGLAGQLGVQLRTIPIDAAVRQHFADIGHPESQHDITFENAQARERTQLLMDIANQVGGLVIGTGDLSELALGWCTYNGDHMSMYAVNCGVPKTLVRYLVDWCAEEEFSGRCAAILHDISATPVSPELLPPAANGEIEQRTEEQVGPYLLHDFFLYHALRLQFPPAKILFLAERAFAGNYDRSQLRRWLRLFYQRFFSQQFKRSCLPDGPKIGSVALSPRGDWRMPSDAVARLWLDELDRREGAAGE; this is encoded by the coding sequence ATGTGCAAAAATCTCTCCAGCTTCGGCTTCCTGCGGGTCGCTGTCGCCAGCCCGGCGCTGCGGGTCGCCGACGTCCCCTACAATCTCGAACAGGCGGCGGCCGCCGTGCGCCTGGCCGGCGAACGCCACTGCCGCCTGCTGGTCCTGCCGGAGCTCGCCCTCACCGGCTACAGCTGCGCCGACCTCTTTCTGCAACCGTTGCTGGTCGCTGCTGCGGCCAGCGCCCTCGACGAGTTGGCTGCCGTCGCTGCCCGGGAGGGCGTGGCGCTGATCGTCGGCCTGCCGGTCGCGATCGGCGACCGGCTCTTCAACTGCGCCGCCTTTCTCGCTGGTGGGCAGCTCTGCGGACTGGTGCCGAAACAGTTTTTGCCCAACAGCCAGGAATTCTACGAAAAGCGCTGGTTTGCGCCGGCAGCGCTGTTGCGCCAGTCGACTCTCGACTGGCGGGGGAGGACGGTGCCGATCGGTACCGACCTGATCTTCCGGGCGCAAGGGTTCGACGCCTGCCGGATCGGCATCGAGATCTGCGAGGATGCCTGGACCGTCAATCCGCCGAGCGGCCGGTTGGCGACCCAGGGCGCGACCCTGTTGACCAACCTCTCGGCCAGCCCGGAACTTCTCAGCAAGGCGCGCTATCGCCGCGAGCTGGTCTGCGGCCAGTCGGCCCGCTGCCTGGCGGCCTATGCCTACGCCTCGGCGGGGCCCGGGGAGTCGACCACCGACCTCGTCTTCTCCGGCCATTCCCTGATCGCCGAGAACGGCCAGCTCCTTGTCGAAAGCGAGCGCTTCCGTTTCGAAACCGTGGTCAGCCATGCCGATGTCGATCTCGGGCGGCTGGTGGGGGAACGGCTGCGCAGCAGCAGTTTCGTCGACGCTGCCGCCGATGAAGTGCCGCGCTTCATCGACTTCCCCTTGGGCGAGACGCCGGCGGCGAGCTTTTCCCGCCCGGTGCCGGCCATGCCCTTTGTGCCGGGTGATGACGATGAGCGGGCCGAGCGCTGCCGGGAGATTTTCGCCCTGCAGACGACCGGTCTCGCCAAGCGCCTGCTGCATACCGGGAGCCGCCAGGTGGTGCTCGGCATTTCCGGCGGCCTCGACTCGACCCTGGCGCTGCTCGTCACCTGCCGCGCCTTTGACCGTCTCGACCTGCCGCGCAGCGGCATCGTTGCGGTCACCATGCCCGGCTTCGGGACCACCGCACGCACCCGCGACAACGCGGTCGGGCTCGCCGGGCAGCTCGGGGTGCAGCTGCGCACCATCCCGATCGACGCGGCGGTTCGCCAGCATTTTGCCGATATCGGCCACCCCGAGTCCCAGCATGACATCACCTTCGAGAATGCCCAGGCCCGGGAACGGACCCAGCTGCTGATGGATATCGCCAACCAGGTCGGCGGCCTCGTCATCGGCACCGGCGACCTCTCGGAGCTGGCCCTCGGCTGGTGCACCTACAACGGCGACCACATGTCGATGTACGCGGTCAACTGCGGGGTGCCCAAGACCCTGGTCCGTTACCTCGTCGACTGGTGCGCCGAGGAGGAATTCAGCGGCCGCTGCGCCGCAATCCTCCACGATATCAGCGCCACCCCGGTCTCCCCTGAATTGCTGCCGCCGGCCGCCAACGGGGAGATCGAACAGCGCACCGAGGAGCAGGTCGGTCCCTATCTGCTGCACGACTTCTTCCTCTACCATGCCCTGCGCCTGCAGTTTCCGCCGGCGAAGATTCTCTTTCTCGCCGAGCGGGCTTTTGCCGGCAACTATGACAGGAGCCAGCTGCGCCGCTGGCTGCGCCTTTTCTACCAGCGCTTCTTCAGCCAGCAGTTCAAGCGCTCCTGTCTGCCGGACGGGCCGAAGATCGGCAGCGTCGCCCTCTCGCCGCGCGGGGACTGGCGCATGCCCAGCGACGCCGTGGCGCGGCTCTGGCTCGATGAGCTCGATCGCCGCGAAGGTGCTGCGGGTGAGTGA
- a CDS encoding acylphosphatase, with amino-acid sequence MEPARVLVTIRGRVQGVGFRYFTLRAARELGLRGWVRNLPNGDVEALFEGERATIEEALATCRQGPPASRVEELHCSWQQPGDTLIDFSIR; translated from the coding sequence ATGGAGCCGGCTAGGGTACTGGTCACGATCCGTGGACGGGTCCAGGGGGTCGGCTTCCGCTACTTCACCCTGCGCGCCGCACGGGAGCTCGGGCTGAGGGGCTGGGTGCGCAACCTGCCCAATGGCGACGTGGAAGCACTCTTTGAAGGGGAGCGAGCGACGATCGAGGAGGCGCTGGCGACCTGTCGCCAGGGACCGCCCGCCTCCCGGGTGGAGGAATTGCACTGCAGCTGGCAGCAGCCCGGCGACACCTTGATCGACTTTTCGATCCGCTGA
- a CDS encoding ribonuclease HII → MSEALFDFPDPSTLHFEGLARARGFRAIAGVDEAGRGPLAGPVVAAAVILPQQFDLAGLDDSKKLSQKERERLFPLIRAQALAIGVGFASPAEIDAINILQATLRGMSLAVKRLQLPADFLLIDGITPLPLPIAQQTLKKGDSRSLSIAAASVIAKVVRDRVMVGYDRRYPGYGFARHKGYGSREHLAAIARLGPSPLHRATFGGVREHLVRP, encoded by the coding sequence ATGAGCGAAGCCCTCTTCGATTTTCCCGACCCCTCCACCCTCCATTTCGAGGGGCTCGCCCGCGCTCGCGGCTTCCGGGCCATTGCCGGCGTTGACGAAGCCGGGCGTGGCCCGCTCGCCGGGCCGGTGGTCGCTGCCGCCGTCATCCTGCCGCAACAGTTCGACCTCGCCGGACTCGACGATTCCAAGAAGCTGAGCCAAAAAGAACGGGAGCGTCTCTTTCCGCTGATCCGGGCCCAGGCCCTGGCGATCGGTGTCGGTTTCGCCTCGCCGGCCGAGATTGATGCCATCAACATTCTCCAGGCAACCCTGCGCGGCATGTCTCTCGCCGTAAAGCGCCTGCAGCTTCCTGCCGACTTCCTCCTTATTGACGGTATCACCCCGCTGCCGTTGCCGATTGCCCAGCAGACCCTCAAAAAAGGGGACAGCCGCTCCCTCTCCATCGCCGCCGCATCGGTGATCGCCAAGGTGGTCCGCGACCGCGTCATGGTCGGTTACGATCGGCGCTACCCGGGGTACGGCTTCGCCCGCCACAAGGGGTACGGCAGCCGTGAGCACCTCGCCGCCATTGCCCGCCTCGGGCCGTCACCGTTGCACCGCGCCACCTTTGGCGGGGTTCGCGAACACCTGGTGCGGCCGTGA